The Streptomyces sp. HUAS MG91 sequence CGTACGAGGCCGATCCCGACGCCCGCGTTCAACACGACGCATCCGTAGGTGAGTTCACGTCTGCCGAGCAGCAGGGCGCAGATCCCGTACGCGACCGCCGCCGTCGCCGCGTGCCCCGACGGGTAGAAGCCCGTCTCCGGGGCCATCGGGGGCGGGCCGGGGCGGGCGAGGAGGGACTGGAGGGGGAGCACGAGGGCCAGCGTCAGGGTCATCGTGAGTGCGGCGGTCGCCGCCGGGAGCCAGTGGCGGGTGCGGTACGTGGCGTA is a genomic window containing:
- a CDS encoding phosphatase PAP2 family protein is translated as MAADGPLLAPDERLGDAIRTSGIPSGPAEFFADLGNIQVALPVLAATVAYATYRTRHWLPAATAALTMTLTLALVLPLQSLLARPGPPPMAPETGFYPSGHAATAAVAYGICALLLGRRELTYGCVVLNAGVGIGLVRQGYHWPADVLGSWCLAVLLIAGLGRLLARYGRQPGGDG